A stretch of the Channa argus isolate prfri chromosome 9, Channa argus male v1.0, whole genome shotgun sequence genome encodes the following:
- the znf385b gene encoding zinc finger protein 385B isoform X3: protein MIGGCRVCEQSSVRLHFLHPSITSSFSGMKTPLSPSQLLESGQRFAFRGMCQEPVETPTLTTISLSLQQTPSPGQGGAYSLCEVCNLQLTSAAQAQLHYNGRSHLRRVRQLQAGETRQQAAGVQARSLPQVTGLSSQPAGLTPTPGLSPALSAPSSTSSGSGCGAVLPGLIGATGPSMMMKPFLSFPVETPSPVGLFPNFNAMDPVQKAVINHTFGVTMVPKKKQVISCNVCQLRFNSDSQAEAHYRGSRHAKKLKSQENKAKVKLSITGETNGRSSSLVCPAPHVSANSSTNQLTELLPSLTDSSPPLKHFLPMSSSPLSSPSSIRAGSEPPPSSPPSALPAPGLSSSSSSSSSSSLFSSSKVSPPPLHPAPVTSSSSPAPPTPPSPPTPPLEASSQDAPLSVESEEEKAKKLLYCSLCKVAVNSLSQLEAHNAGSKHKTMLEARSGAGPIKAYPRPGAKLKTSSSSGLKGSGLQNKTFHCQICDVHVNSEIQLKQHISSRRHKDRVAGKPTKPKYSPYNKQQRSSLTKEMVKPSLSPPFLPTPFTPSPSSISLSPSSLPSSPLLTPTSSPLSPAISLHPRLPSSSSLFAASFLRPAPGPIRASQGSILFTPY, encoded by the exons GGATGAAGACTCCTCTCAGCCCCTCTCAGCTCCTTGAAAGTGGGCAGCGCTTTGCCTTTAGAGGGATGTGTCAGGAGCCGGTGGAGACACCTACACTTACAACCATCAGTCTCTCCCTCCAGCAGACTCCATCCCCAG GTCAGGGTGGAGCCTACTCGCTCTGTGAGGTGTGTAACCTGCAGCTGACGTCCGCTGCTCAGGCCCAGCTACACTACAATGGCCGGTCTCACCTCCGCAGGGTGAGACAACTCCAGGCTGGAGAGACACGGCAACAGGCAGCAG GAGTTCAGGCCAGGTCTCTTCCACAGGTGACAGGGCTCAGCTCTCAGCCAGCAGGGTTAACTCCAACCCCAGGCCTCAGTCCAGCCCTCAGTGCTCCATCCAGCACCTCTTCAG GAAGTGGGTGTGGTGCAGTGTTGCCGGGACTGATAGGTGCCACTGGACCATCAATGATGATGAAACCATTCCTGTCGTTTCCTGTTGAGACACCGTCACCAGTTGGACTTTTCCCAAACTTCAACgcg ATGGACCCAGTGCAGAAAGCTGTCATCAACCACACCTTTGGGGTAACCATGGTACCCAAGAAGAAACAAGTCATCTCGTGCAATGTCTGTCAGCTGAGATTCAACTCTgat TCTCAGGCCGAGGCTCACTACAGAGGCAGTCGACACGCCAAGAAGCTCAAGTCTCAGGAGAACAAGGCCAAGGTAAAGCTGTCAATCACTGGAGAGACCAATGGGAGGAGCTCTAGCCTGGTGTGTCCTGCCCCTCATGTCTCAGCCAACAGCAGCACCAATCAGCTCACAG AACTCCTACCCAGTCTTACCGACTCCTCCCCTCCTCTTAAACACTTCCTCCCCATGTCCTCATCCCCTCTATCTTCCCCCTCCTCTATTAGAGCAGGCAGTGAGCCTCCTCCCTCCAGTCCTCCTTCTGCTCTCCCTGCCCCTGGcctctcttcatcttcttcttcttcttcttcatcttcattattttcttcttccaaAGTCTCTCCACCTCCCCTTCATCCAGCACCTGTCACCTCCTCTTCATCGCCTGCTCCTCCtactcctccttctcctcctacTCCTCCATTAGAAGCCTCCTCCCAAGATGCTCCTCTGTCAGTGGagtcagaggaggagaaggcaaAGAAGCTCCTGTACTGCTCTCTGTGTAAAGTCGCGGTCAACTCTCTTTCCCAGCTGGAGGCTCATAATGCAG GTTCAAAGCACAAGACAATGTTGGAGGCTCGGAGCGGCGCTGGGCCAATCAAGGCCTACCCTCGACCCGGAGCTAAACTAAAGACCAGCAGCAGCTCAGGTCTGAAGGGATCCGGCCTGCAGAACAAAACCTTCCACTGCCAGATCTGTGACGTCCACGTGAACTCTGAAATCCAACTCAAACAG CACATTTCCAGCAGGAGGCACAAGGACAGAGTGGCAGGAAAACCCACCAAACCCAAATACAGTCCATACAACAAACAGCAGCGCAGCTCACTTACT AAGGAGATGGTGAAGccttccctctctccccccttcCTCCCCACTCCCTTCACTCCTTCACCCTCCTCCATCTCGCTCTCTCCCTCCTCGCTTCCCTCCTCACCCCTCCTTACTCCCACATCCTCCCCCCTCAGCCCTGCCATCTCTCTCCATCCTCGCCTTCCATCCTCCTCATCCCTCTTCGCAGCCTCCTTCCTGCGTCCGGCTCCGGGACCAATCAGAGCGAGCCAAGGATCGATTCTCTTCACGCCCTACTGA
- the znf385b gene encoding zinc finger protein 385B isoform X2, translating to MIGGCRVCEQSSVRLHFLHPSITSSFSGMKTPLSPSQLLESGQRFAFRGMCQEPVETPTLTTISLSLQQTPSPVTGQGGAYSLCEVCNLQLTSAAQAQLHYNGRSHLRRVRQLQAGETRQQAAGVQARSLPQVTGLSSQPAGLTPTPGLSPALSAPSSTSSGSGCGAVLPGLIGATGPSMMMKPFLSFPVETPSPVGLFPNFNAMDPVQKAVINHTFGVTMVPKKKQVISCNVCQLRFNSDSQAEAHYRGSRHAKKLKSQENKAKVKLSITGETNGRSSSLVCPAPHVSANSSTNQLTELLPSLTDSSPPLKHFLPMSSSPLSSPSSIRAGSEPPPSSPPSALPAPGLSSSSSSSSSSSLFSSSKVSPPPLHPAPVTSSSSPAPPTPPSPPTPPLEASSQDAPLSVESEEEKAKKLLYCSLCKVAVNSLSQLEAHNAGSKHKTMLEARSGAGPIKAYPRPGAKLKTSSSSGLKGSGLQNKTFHCQICDVHVNSEIQLKQHISSRRHKDRVAGKPTKPKYSPYNKQQRSSLTEMVKPSLSPPFLPTPFTPSPSSISLSPSSLPSSPLLTPTSSPLSPAISLHPRLPSSSSLFAASFLRPAPGPIRASQGSILFTPY from the exons GGATGAAGACTCCTCTCAGCCCCTCTCAGCTCCTTGAAAGTGGGCAGCGCTTTGCCTTTAGAGGGATGTGTCAGGAGCCGGTGGAGACACCTACACTTACAACCATCAGTCTCTCCCTCCAGCAGACTCCATCCCCAG TCACAGGTCAGGGTGGAGCCTACTCGCTCTGTGAGGTGTGTAACCTGCAGCTGACGTCCGCTGCTCAGGCCCAGCTACACTACAATGGCCGGTCTCACCTCCGCAGGGTGAGACAACTCCAGGCTGGAGAGACACGGCAACAGGCAGCAG GAGTTCAGGCCAGGTCTCTTCCACAGGTGACAGGGCTCAGCTCTCAGCCAGCAGGGTTAACTCCAACCCCAGGCCTCAGTCCAGCCCTCAGTGCTCCATCCAGCACCTCTTCAG GAAGTGGGTGTGGTGCAGTGTTGCCGGGACTGATAGGTGCCACTGGACCATCAATGATGATGAAACCATTCCTGTCGTTTCCTGTTGAGACACCGTCACCAGTTGGACTTTTCCCAAACTTCAACgcg ATGGACCCAGTGCAGAAAGCTGTCATCAACCACACCTTTGGGGTAACCATGGTACCCAAGAAGAAACAAGTCATCTCGTGCAATGTCTGTCAGCTGAGATTCAACTCTgat TCTCAGGCCGAGGCTCACTACAGAGGCAGTCGACACGCCAAGAAGCTCAAGTCTCAGGAGAACAAGGCCAAGGTAAAGCTGTCAATCACTGGAGAGACCAATGGGAGGAGCTCTAGCCTGGTGTGTCCTGCCCCTCATGTCTCAGCCAACAGCAGCACCAATCAGCTCACAG AACTCCTACCCAGTCTTACCGACTCCTCCCCTCCTCTTAAACACTTCCTCCCCATGTCCTCATCCCCTCTATCTTCCCCCTCCTCTATTAGAGCAGGCAGTGAGCCTCCTCCCTCCAGTCCTCCTTCTGCTCTCCCTGCCCCTGGcctctcttcatcttcttcttcttcttcttcatcttcattattttcttcttccaaAGTCTCTCCACCTCCCCTTCATCCAGCACCTGTCACCTCCTCTTCATCGCCTGCTCCTCCtactcctccttctcctcctacTCCTCCATTAGAAGCCTCCTCCCAAGATGCTCCTCTGTCAGTGGagtcagaggaggagaaggcaaAGAAGCTCCTGTACTGCTCTCTGTGTAAAGTCGCGGTCAACTCTCTTTCCCAGCTGGAGGCTCATAATGCAG GTTCAAAGCACAAGACAATGTTGGAGGCTCGGAGCGGCGCTGGGCCAATCAAGGCCTACCCTCGACCCGGAGCTAAACTAAAGACCAGCAGCAGCTCAGGTCTGAAGGGATCCGGCCTGCAGAACAAAACCTTCCACTGCCAGATCTGTGACGTCCACGTGAACTCTGAAATCCAACTCAAACAG CACATTTCCAGCAGGAGGCACAAGGACAGAGTGGCAGGAAAACCCACCAAACCCAAATACAGTCCATACAACAAACAGCAGCGCAGCTCACTTACT GAGATGGTGAAGccttccctctctccccccttcCTCCCCACTCCCTTCACTCCTTCACCCTCCTCCATCTCGCTCTCTCCCTCCTCGCTTCCCTCCTCACCCCTCCTTACTCCCACATCCTCCCCCCTCAGCCCTGCCATCTCTCTCCATCCTCGCCTTCCATCCTCCTCATCCCTCTTCGCAGCCTCCTTCCTGCGTCCGGCTCCGGGACCAATCAGAGCGAGCCAAGGATCGATTCTCTTCACGCCCTACTGA
- the znf385b gene encoding zinc finger protein 385B isoform X1, with the protein MIGGCRVCEQSSVRLHFLHPSITSSFSGMKTPLSPSQLLESGQRFAFRGMCQEPVETPTLTTISLSLQQTPSPVTGQGGAYSLCEVCNLQLTSAAQAQLHYNGRSHLRRVRQLQAGETRQQAAGVQARSLPQVTGLSSQPAGLTPTPGLSPALSAPSSTSSGSGCGAVLPGLIGATGPSMMMKPFLSFPVETPSPVGLFPNFNAMDPVQKAVINHTFGVTMVPKKKQVISCNVCQLRFNSDSQAEAHYRGSRHAKKLKSQENKAKVKLSITGETNGRSSSLVCPAPHVSANSSTNQLTELLPSLTDSSPPLKHFLPMSSSPLSSPSSIRAGSEPPPSSPPSALPAPGLSSSSSSSSSSSLFSSSKVSPPPLHPAPVTSSSSPAPPTPPSPPTPPLEASSQDAPLSVESEEEKAKKLLYCSLCKVAVNSLSQLEAHNAGSKHKTMLEARSGAGPIKAYPRPGAKLKTSSSSGLKGSGLQNKTFHCQICDVHVNSEIQLKQHISSRRHKDRVAGKPTKPKYSPYNKQQRSSLTKEMVKPSLSPPFLPTPFTPSPSSISLSPSSLPSSPLLTPTSSPLSPAISLHPRLPSSSSLFAASFLRPAPGPIRASQGSILFTPY; encoded by the exons GGATGAAGACTCCTCTCAGCCCCTCTCAGCTCCTTGAAAGTGGGCAGCGCTTTGCCTTTAGAGGGATGTGTCAGGAGCCGGTGGAGACACCTACACTTACAACCATCAGTCTCTCCCTCCAGCAGACTCCATCCCCAG TCACAGGTCAGGGTGGAGCCTACTCGCTCTGTGAGGTGTGTAACCTGCAGCTGACGTCCGCTGCTCAGGCCCAGCTACACTACAATGGCCGGTCTCACCTCCGCAGGGTGAGACAACTCCAGGCTGGAGAGACACGGCAACAGGCAGCAG GAGTTCAGGCCAGGTCTCTTCCACAGGTGACAGGGCTCAGCTCTCAGCCAGCAGGGTTAACTCCAACCCCAGGCCTCAGTCCAGCCCTCAGTGCTCCATCCAGCACCTCTTCAG GAAGTGGGTGTGGTGCAGTGTTGCCGGGACTGATAGGTGCCACTGGACCATCAATGATGATGAAACCATTCCTGTCGTTTCCTGTTGAGACACCGTCACCAGTTGGACTTTTCCCAAACTTCAACgcg ATGGACCCAGTGCAGAAAGCTGTCATCAACCACACCTTTGGGGTAACCATGGTACCCAAGAAGAAACAAGTCATCTCGTGCAATGTCTGTCAGCTGAGATTCAACTCTgat TCTCAGGCCGAGGCTCACTACAGAGGCAGTCGACACGCCAAGAAGCTCAAGTCTCAGGAGAACAAGGCCAAGGTAAAGCTGTCAATCACTGGAGAGACCAATGGGAGGAGCTCTAGCCTGGTGTGTCCTGCCCCTCATGTCTCAGCCAACAGCAGCACCAATCAGCTCACAG AACTCCTACCCAGTCTTACCGACTCCTCCCCTCCTCTTAAACACTTCCTCCCCATGTCCTCATCCCCTCTATCTTCCCCCTCCTCTATTAGAGCAGGCAGTGAGCCTCCTCCCTCCAGTCCTCCTTCTGCTCTCCCTGCCCCTGGcctctcttcatcttcttcttcttcttcttcatcttcattattttcttcttccaaAGTCTCTCCACCTCCCCTTCATCCAGCACCTGTCACCTCCTCTTCATCGCCTGCTCCTCCtactcctccttctcctcctacTCCTCCATTAGAAGCCTCCTCCCAAGATGCTCCTCTGTCAGTGGagtcagaggaggagaaggcaaAGAAGCTCCTGTACTGCTCTCTGTGTAAAGTCGCGGTCAACTCTCTTTCCCAGCTGGAGGCTCATAATGCAG GTTCAAAGCACAAGACAATGTTGGAGGCTCGGAGCGGCGCTGGGCCAATCAAGGCCTACCCTCGACCCGGAGCTAAACTAAAGACCAGCAGCAGCTCAGGTCTGAAGGGATCCGGCCTGCAGAACAAAACCTTCCACTGCCAGATCTGTGACGTCCACGTGAACTCTGAAATCCAACTCAAACAG CACATTTCCAGCAGGAGGCACAAGGACAGAGTGGCAGGAAAACCCACCAAACCCAAATACAGTCCATACAACAAACAGCAGCGCAGCTCACTTACT AAGGAGATGGTGAAGccttccctctctccccccttcCTCCCCACTCCCTTCACTCCTTCACCCTCCTCCATCTCGCTCTCTCCCTCCTCGCTTCCCTCCTCACCCCTCCTTACTCCCACATCCTCCCCCCTCAGCCCTGCCATCTCTCTCCATCCTCGCCTTCCATCCTCCTCATCCCTCTTCGCAGCCTCCTTCCTGCGTCCGGCTCCGGGACCAATCAGAGCGAGCCAAGGATCGATTCTCTTCACGCCCTACTGA